The Microcystis aeruginosa NIES-843 sequence AGTTTTAGGGATAGTTTTCCAAACTCTTTTAGGTTGGCAAAATAATCAAAGTGTTATCTATCTCTTTTCAGCGATCGCTAGTGCGGTTTTAGGAGTCTGGTTATTTGATCTGATCCGGTGGGGGGGAAGTTTTGCCCTCAGACAGCAGGCCATGGGGGGAGGAGATGCCAAATTAGCGGCCATGATCGGTGCTTGGTTAGGATGGCAAGCATTATTAGTCACCGCTTTTCTGGCCTGCGCTATCGGGGCAGCGATCGGTATGACGGGCATTTTTCTGGGTAAAATGGCAAAAAAACAAGCTATACCCTTCGGCCCGCTTCTTGCCCTCGGCGCTCTGATGAGTGTCTTTTGGAGTGATAAGATCATCTCAGCCTATCAAACCATTTTTTTCCCTTTGTTGTAAAAAAGCTATCTTGTAATTAAATCTTGATACAATAGTCTTCCGTGTCTTGGATCACCATTAGAACAACCCCCAGTCTAGGGTAAGCCGATTGGCTACAGGAAATGCTCAAAGCTCACGACATCCCCAGTTGCGTTATCGCTATTGGCCTTGGTATTTATTGCGGCCAGGGGCATCAGGCCGCCCTACAAGTGCGTCCCCAAGATCGCTGGACAGCACTTTTGTTATTAAGTCCTCTAGAGGAAAGTCTATAAATTGTCTTTATTTTAAACTATGTCTCTATTTGATTGGTTTGCAAATCGCCAAAAAACAGAACCCAAGGTTCAACAACAACAGGAACGAGAAATAGCCGATGGTCTATGGACAAAATGCCCAAATTGCGGCGTTTTGGCCTATACGAAGGATTTATTAGCTAATCAACTGGTTTGTCTCGATTGCGGTCATCATAATCGGGTGGAAAGTGAAGAAAGAATTCGCCAGTTAGTGGATGCTAATACTTGGAATTGCCTCGATGAACAGATTCGACCGACGGATCCGCTCAAATTTCGCGATCGGAAAAGTTATAGCGATCGCCTGCGGGAAACCCAAGAAAAAACCGGACTGACGGATGCTGTCCGGACGGGAACGGGGACGATCGATGGTTTACCCTTAGCTTTAGGGGTGATGGACTTCCGTTTTATGGGGGGTAGCATGGGATCGGTGGTGGGAGAAAAACTCTGTCGTTTGACGGAACAAGCTACCGATGAAAGTTTACCCCTGGTGATTATCTGCGCTTCTGGCGGGGCGAGAATGCAGGAAGGAATGTTAAGTTTAATGCAGATGGCCAAGATTTCCGGTGCCCTTAACCGGCATCGAGAAGCAAAGTTACTCTATATTCCCGTCTTGACTAATCCCACCACGGGAGGAGTCACGGCCAGTTTTGCCATGTTGGGAGATATTATTATCGCCGAACCAAAGGCTACTATCGGTTTTGCCGGTAAACGGGTAATTGAACAGACTTTGCGCGAGAAATTACCGGAAGGTTTCCAAACATCGGAATACCTATTAAAACACGGGTTTGTCGATGCGATCGTTCCCCGTACCCATCTCAAGAAAACCCTCGCTCAATTAATTAGTTTACATCAACCCTTTTTCCCCTTGTTATCCCCCCTCAACAGCCATCATCACTACGGTCAGCCGGAGTTAATCCCTCTGAAAACAGCCCAAGGTCAAACAACAGTTTAATCTCTGTAAGACGGCACTGGAGTTGAAAGTCTGAGCATTTGTACTAAAATTTCCCGATCGGCAGTTTCAATGTAGTACAGCTTACTTAACTGGGTTGACAGCGATCGCAAAGTCCAAAAAATTCGAGAGTGTGGTAATAAACCTTGAATTGGTGTGATTTTTCGAGTTTTTCTTCCAATTCGTGAACGGGACACTCATTAAAGACGATAGACCGACCGCAATGAATACAGGTAAGATGGTGTTGATCCTGCTGAACGGAACTGTAGAGGGATTCTCCTGTGGCTAGGGTTCTCACCTGCACTGCTCCCTGTAGTTTTAGGGATTCTAGGGCGCGGTAAACAGTGGCTAACCCCATATTTTGGTCACGCTGACGGAGTTCCACAAACAATTCTTGAGCGGATACTGCCCGATTTAAGGTTTTGAGTAAGTGGATAATGCGCTCTTGCGATCGGGTGCGTTGGGATTTCATATCAAAAAGGTCAGCGATCAAAGTTAATTCTATGCCAAAAAATTATCAGTGCTGTATTTATGTTACCCTGCGCCCTTCGGTTCTCGATCCGGCGGGTACGGCGGTAGAGTCGGGATTAAAGCAATTAGGTTATGATACTGTGGCTGGGGTGCGAATTGGTAAGTATATTGAGCTTACCGTGACAGCAGCGGACGAAACCAGCGCTCGCGCTCAATTGGCTCAAATGTGCGATCAACTATTGGCTAATCCTGTAATTGAAAATTATCGCTTTGATTTGCATTGTCAGGAGATAGGGGATAGGGATTAGGGGATAGGGAAATGGGGGATTAGGGGATAGGGAAATGGGAGAATGGGGAAATTCAACTAATACCCTAACACCCTAACACCCATCTGATGAGAGCTTTTTGCAAAATGAATTAACCAAGTTAAAAATTATGAAGTTTGGGATTATTGTTTTCCCTGGATCGAATTGCGATCGAGATGTGGCAACGGTGACGGAGGGGATTTTTCAGCAACCTACCCGCTATGTTTGGCATCAAGAGACGGATCTAGGGGATTTGGATGTGATCGTGGTGCCGGGGGGATTTAGTTACGGCGATTATTTGCGCTGTGGTGCGATCGCTCGGTTTTCGCCGGCGATGAAAACTGTCCGAGAAGAAGCCGAAAAAGGTAAATTAGTTTTAGGCATCTGTAACGGTTTTCAGGTATTAACGGAAATTGGGCTGCTACCCGGTGCGTTAATTCGTAATCGCGATTTACATTTTATCTGCGATCGAGTGCCGGTAAAAGTGGAAAATAATCAATCTGTCTGGACGCGAGGTTATCAACCGCAACAGGTGCTTAATTTGCCGATTGCCCACGGGGAAGGGCGTTATTATGCCGCAGAAGATACGTTAAAATCTCTGGAGGATAACGGACAAATTCTCTTTCGTTACTGTACTGCCACAGGAGAGGCAAATGAGTCGGGAAATCCTAACGGTTCGTTAAATAATATTGCAGGAATTAGCAATAAAGCAGGAAATGTGCTAGGAATGATGCCTCATCCCGAACGCGCCGCCGATCGGATGCTCAATTTGACCGATGGGAGTCTGTTATTTCAGGAGTTGATCAATTGTTGTTGACTAGACCTCTTGTAAAAATCAAAAATTGTTGTTAGGGTCAGGAGTCAGTAGCCGGTCGTCAGGAGTCAGGAGAATTAAAAATGAATAATAATCAATTAAATGGTCTATTTACCGACTTTAGGCAATTTAATCCTTATTTTTGCCCTTTTTCAACCCTCAAGTAGTTGGGTTTTTGGGGTTTTGGGGTTTTAGTTGAAATTTCCCTGATAACTGATAACTTACCCACTGATAACTGATAACTGATAACTGATAACTGATAACTGATAATCCTGTGGCTGTTTTAAAAGATAATCGGGCTACCGTCCAAAAAGTTCTCTGGATCACCCTACTGCTGAACATTTTGGTTATGGCGATCAAAGCGGGGGTGGGTTTGAGGATTGGTGCTTTAAGTCTGCAAGCGGATGCTCTCCATAGTGTCACCGATAGTGCCAATAATGTCTTGGGATTAGTAGCGATGCGGTTTTCCTCTCCCTATCCAGATCGAGATCATCCCTACGGACATCTGAAATACGAAGCGATCGGAGCTTTAGCGATCGCCGCATTTTTGGGGATTGCCTGTTTTGAAATCTTGCAAGGGGCGGTCATGAGTATTATCAAAGGAGGCAAACCCGTCGAGATTGCAGGTCCTGAGTTATGGCTATTAATTATCGTTTTAGGGGTGAATATTTTTGTCACCTATTATGAAAGATCGGTGGGGCAGCGTGTCGGTAGTGCGATTTTGATTGCCGATGCTCGTCATACCATGAGTGATGTGTGGGTGACAATTACGGTTTTATTGGGTTTAGTCGGGGTTTGGGTGGGCAATACGGCTAATATTCCCCAATTACAATGGTTAGATGTGATT is a genomic window containing:
- the purQ gene encoding phosphoribosylformylglycinamidine synthase subunit PurQ; the protein is MKFGIIVFPGSNCDRDVATVTEGIFQQPTRYVWHQETDLGDLDVIVVPGGFSYGDYLRCGAIARFSPAMKTVREEAEKGKLVLGICNGFQVLTEIGLLPGALIRNRDLHFICDRVPVKVENNQSVWTRGYQPQQVLNLPIAHGEGRYYAAEDTLKSLEDNGQILFRYCTATGEANESGNPNGSLNNIAGISNKAGNVLGMMPHPERAADRMLNLTDGSLLFQELINCC
- the accD gene encoding acetyl-CoA carboxylase, carboxyltransferase subunit beta, producing the protein MSLFDWFANRQKTEPKVQQQQEREIADGLWTKCPNCGVLAYTKDLLANQLVCLDCGHHNRVESEERIRQLVDANTWNCLDEQIRPTDPLKFRDRKSYSDRLRETQEKTGLTDAVRTGTGTIDGLPLALGVMDFRFMGGSMGSVVGEKLCRLTEQATDESLPLVIICASGGARMQEGMLSLMQMAKISGALNRHREAKLLYIPVLTNPTTGGVTASFAMLGDIIIAEPKATIGFAGKRVIEQTLREKLPEGFQTSEYLLKHGFVDAIVPRTHLKKTLAQLISLHQPFFPLLSPLNSHHHYGQPELIPLKTAQGQTTV
- a CDS encoding Fur family transcriptional regulator, which codes for MKSQRTRSQERIIHLLKTLNRAVSAQELFVELRQRDQNMGLATVYRALESLKLQGAVQVRTLATGESLYSSVQQDQHHLTCIHCGRSIVFNECPVHELEEKLEKSHQFKVYYHTLEFFGLCDRCQPS
- the purS gene encoding phosphoribosylformylglycinamidine synthase subunit PurS produces the protein MPKNYQCCIYVTLRPSVLDPAGTAVESGLKQLGYDTVAGVRIGKYIELTVTAADETSARAQLAQMCDQLLANPVIENYRFDLHCQEIGDRD
- a CDS encoding cation diffusion facilitator family transporter gives rise to the protein MAVLKDNRATVQKVLWITLLLNILVMAIKAGVGLRIGALSLQADALHSVTDSANNVLGLVAMRFSSPYPDRDHPYGHLKYEAIGALAIAAFLGIACFEILQGAVMSIIKGGKPVEIAGPELWLLIIVLGVNIFVTYYERSVGQRVGSAILIADARHTMSDVWVTITVLLGLVGVWVGNTANIPQLQWLDVILSFPVAFLVFSSGWKVLMENLPFLVDEMAIAPEVIHQIVMEVPGVLNCHAIASRGVVGRQVFIEMHLVVSAQDVETAHAITEAVEARLTQQFSPVRILIHVEPPDYRSDQITFDEEV